The Streptomyces sp. NBC_01317 genomic interval GGCTGTGCGCGGTGGAGGCGGGGCCGACGGCGTCGCGGGCCTTCCGCCGGGGTGCGCGGACGCGGCCGTACGAGGCGACCGTCCGGCAGCTGGAGCGGGTGCAGCAGGTCTTCCCGGTGAGCGCGGTCCAGGCCGAACTGTCCCTGTGGTCGCCGGAGGCGCTGGAGCGGCTGCTGCCGTGGTGCGAGGCGCGGGGGGTGGGGTTCCTGGCGGCGATGCCGCTGGGCAGCGGCTTCCTGACCGGGACGCTCACGCCGGGGCAGGGCTTCGAGCCGGACGACGTGCGGGCCAGGCATCCGCGGTTCACGGCGGAGATGATGGCCGCGAACCAGCCGCTGGTGGCGGGGGTACGGCGGGTCGCGGAGCGGCACGGCGCGACTCCGGCGCAGGTGGCGCTGGCGTGGGTGCTGGGGCGGGGGCCGCACGTGGTGCCCGTACCGGGGACCAAGCGGGCGGAGTGGGCGGTGGAGAACGCGGGCGCGGCGGGGCTGGCGCTGACGGCGGCGGATCTGTCGGAGCTGGCGGCGCTTCCGGCGGCGCGGGGGTCCTGGGACTGAGTGCGGGTCGCGGGATTCGGGAATCCGTGGGCCGAGGGTGGGAACCTGGCACGGAGCGGCGGTGTAAGAACAGTAGGAACCGCAGCGCCACCCGCCGAAGGGATCAGAACCGTGCAACGTTCAGCAGTGACGGCCGTATGGGCCGCTGCCGTGCTTCTCGTGGCCACCGGGTGCTCCTCCGACGGCGACGGATCGCGGACCGGCCGGATCCCGCTCCCCGCGTCGGGCACGGAGGGCACCGGGGGTACGGGGAGCACGGGGGGCGCCTCGGCCGGGGCGCCCTCCACCGGCGCGGAGGCGAGCGAGTCGGCGGCGCCCGCGAAGGGCTCGGCGACGGTGGTGCGCACGCTCACCGAGGGCCTCAAGTCGCCGTGGGGGCTGGCCGCCCTGCCCGACGGTGACCTGCTGGTGTCCTCGCGGGACGAGGGCACGATCACGCGCGTCGCGGCGGACAGTGGGAAGCAGACGACGATCGGCGCGGTGCCGGGCGTCTCGCCCGAGGGCGAGGGGGGTCTGCTGGGGATCGCGCTCTCCCCCTCGTACGCCTCGGACCACCTGGTGTACGCGTACTTCACGACGGAGTCCGACAACCGTATCGCGCGGATGCGCTACGACGACACCAGGCCGTCCGGGGAGCAGCTGGGCGCCCCGGACACGGTCCTGCGGTCGATCCCCAAGGGCACCATCCACAACGGCGGCCGGATCGCCTTCGGCCCGGACAAGATGCTCTACGCGGGCACGGGTGAGACGGGCGAGACGGGCCTCGCGCAGGACATGAAGTCGCTGGCGGGCAAGATCCTGCGGATGACGCCGGACGGAGCGCCCGCGCCCGGCAATCCGGTGCCGGACTCGCTGGTGTACTCGCCGGGCCACCGCAATGTGCAGGGCCTGGCCTGGGATTCCAGGAACCGGCTGTGGGCGGCGGAGTTCGGGCAGAACACCTGGGACGAGCTGAATCTGATCGAGCCGGGGAAGAACTACGGCTGGCCGGACGTCGAGGGGAAGGCCGGGAAGGCCGGGTTCGTGGACCCGGTGGTCCAGTGGCGGACGAGCGAGGCGTCCCCGAGCGGGATCGCCTACGCGCGGGGCTCGATCTGGATGGCGGGACTGCGCGGCGAGCGGCTGTGGCGTATTCCGCTGGACGGACGGGAATCCGCGGCGGCGCCCCAGGCGTTCTTCGAAGGGCGGTACGGCCGTCTGCGCACGGTGCTCGCGGTGGGCGGCGACAAGGTGTGGTTGGTGACCAGCGAAACGGACACCAGGGGGACACCGCGGCCGGGGGACGACAAGATCCTCCAGCTGGAGGTCTCATGACTACCTGGAGCGAGAAGGTGGACCGTCCGTGTTCAACATGATCGAGCAGCTCTTCGCGCCCGGACGCAAGCACACCACCGAGGAGCAGAAGCGGCTGGAGCTGAGCCGGGTCGACGTCGACGCGAACGACCCGGGGCGGGGACCGATAGACCTCGCCTCGGGGAAGGTGACGATACGGGTCCCCACCGAGCAGGCCGAGCAGACCGAATCGTCGGAGCCGTCAGAGCCGTCCGACGCGTCCGACGCGTCCGCAGAGCCTTCCGACCCGCCCGCCCCGTCGCCGGAGAAGTGAGCCGGGGCAGGCCCGGCTTTCCCGGCCCTACGGACCTCAGGCCGCCGGGTCGCTGAACAGACGCAGCCGGTGGGCCGTCGCGGCGGCCTCCGTGCGGCCCGAGACGCCGAGCTTTCCCAGGATGTTGGAGACGTGCACGCTCGCCGTCTTCGGCGAGATGTACAGCTCCTCGGCGATCCGGCGGTTGGTGTGGCCCGCGGCGACCAGCCGCAGGACGTCCTGTTCGCGCGGGGTCAGGCCCAGCGCCCGTACGGGATCGGTGTCCGGGCCGGCGAGGGCGGCCCGGCCGGACGCGTCGTCGAGGGCGATTCGGGCCCGCGCGGCGAGCTGCTCGGTCTCCTCCGCCAGCGGGCGGGCGCCGAGGCTGACGGCGAGCGCGTGGGCCCGGGTCAGCGGGCCGGCCGCGGCCGACCGGTCGGCGTGGGCGTCGAGCAGGGCGGCGGCCCAGCCGCACTGCGCCAGCGCGGTCTCGTAGGGCCGCCCGGTCTGCTCGAAGGCGACAGCCGCGCGCCCCCACAGTTCCGGGGTCGTACGGCCCTCGGCGCGCGCCAGCTCGGCGTCGAGCAGCAGGCCGTACGCCTGCCAGACGGGCACGATCGTCGGCAGCCGCTTGGCCTCGGCCCGTACGGCGGCCAGGGTCCGCGCCCGGTCCCCCGCCGTGCCCGGCAGGCCCAGCGCCCCGGCCTCCATCGCGACCGCCGCGCAGAGCAGCGGGAGCGCGTACCGCTGGGTGCCCGGCGGGAAGCCCCGTCCGACGGCCTGCTGGAACTCCGCGCGGGCGTCGGCCGGCCTGCCCTGGCGCGCGGCCACGCTCATCGCCATCCTCGACAGCGAGATGGAGTGCTGCGGCTGGGGGTCGTGGGTGCCGTAGAACGCGCGGGCCGCGTCCACCTGCGCCCGCGCCTCGGCCAGGTCGCCCCGGCGCAGGGCCAGTTCGGCGCGGCGGTCGGCGATCAGGCCGCGGGTCTTGCGGGAGAGGGCGAGCGCGGCCGCCTCGTCGAGGACCCGGTCCGCCTCGGTCCAGCGGCCCAGCGAGGTGAGCGACTGGGCGAGGTTGCCGCGTACCCAGCTCTCCGAGTTGGCGAGCCCCCGCTGGTGGCAGACGGCGATTGCCAGTTCGGCGGCGGTGACCGCCTCCGCCGAGCGGCCCACGGCCTCCAGCGTGGACGGCAGATTGGTGCCGGCGCGGCCGATGATGCCGACGGCGCCGATCTCGGCGGCCCGGTCGCGCAC includes:
- a CDS encoding aldo/keto reductase; its protein translation is MERRTIGAAALDVGAIGLGCAPMSWAYTASEQRGDRSLRAVHAALDAGTSLLDTADMYGPFTNELLLGRVVEERRDEIFVSTKCGLLVGDRHLVANGHPRYVKRACDASLRRLRTEVIDLYQLHRADPEIPVEETWGAMAELVGAGKVRALGLCAVEAGPTASRAFRRGARTRPYEATVRQLERVQQVFPVSAVQAELSLWSPEALERLLPWCEARGVGFLAAMPLGSGFLTGTLTPGQGFEPDDVRARHPRFTAEMMAANQPLVAGVRRVAERHGATPAQVALAWVLGRGPHVVPVPGTKRAEWAVENAGAAGLALTAADLSELAALPAARGSWD
- a CDS encoding PQQ-dependent sugar dehydrogenase, whose product is MQRSAVTAVWAAAVLLVATGCSSDGDGSRTGRIPLPASGTEGTGGTGSTGGASAGAPSTGAEASESAAPAKGSATVVRTLTEGLKSPWGLAALPDGDLLVSSRDEGTITRVAADSGKQTTIGAVPGVSPEGEGGLLGIALSPSYASDHLVYAYFTTESDNRIARMRYDDTRPSGEQLGAPDTVLRSIPKGTIHNGGRIAFGPDKMLYAGTGETGETGLAQDMKSLAGKILRMTPDGAPAPGNPVPDSLVYSPGHRNVQGLAWDSRNRLWAAEFGQNTWDELNLIEPGKNYGWPDVEGKAGKAGFVDPVVQWRTSEASPSGIAYARGSIWMAGLRGERLWRIPLDGRESAAAPQAFFEGRYGRLRTVLAVGGDKVWLVTSETDTRGTPRPGDDKILQLEVS
- a CDS encoding DUF6191 domain-containing protein, with product MIEQLFAPGRKHTTEEQKRLELSRVDVDANDPGRGPIDLASGKVTIRVPTEQAEQTESSEPSEPSDASDASAEPSDPPAPSPEK